From the Tripterygium wilfordii isolate XIE 37 chromosome 6, ASM1340144v1, whole genome shotgun sequence genome, one window contains:
- the LOC119999249 gene encoding oleosin 18.2 kDa-like translates to MAERDRPLPHQIEIHPQDRAMGRGGVITQQQQGPSVGKILVVLFSLPLGGILLALAGLTLTGSLIGLAVATPLFIICSPVLVPAAITIGIAATGFVTSQSFGVTGLSALGCLMSQIRQITGRIPEQLDQAKRRMQEMAGYMGQKTKETTQEIQKKAG, encoded by the coding sequence ATGGCTGAACGTGACCGTCCACTGCCACACCAGATCGAAATTCATCCACAAGACCGTGCCATGGGCAGGGGCGGCGTCATCACCCAACAGCAGCAAGGTCCATCAGTTGGCAAAATCCTTGTTGTCCTGTTTTCTCTTCCTCTGGGTGGTATTCTGCTTGCATTAGCAGGCTTAACACTCACAGGCTCCCTCATTGGGCTTGCTGTTGCTACTCCACTTTTCATTATCTGCAGCCCGGTTCTTGTTCCAGCAGCCATCACTATTGGGATCGCTGCGACTGGTTTTGTCACATCCCAGTCCTTTGGGGTCACTGGGTTATCGGCACTTGGGTGTCTCATGAGCCAAATCCGGCAGATCACCGGGAGAATCCCTGAGCAGCTGGATCAGGCAAAGAGGCGCATGCAGGAGATGGCAGGGTATATGGGCCAGAAAACCAAGGAAACGACACAGGAAATACAGAAGAAAGCAGGGTAG
- the LOC119999694 gene encoding LOB domain-containing protein 25-like: MASSSCYSNSPCAACKFLRRKCLPDCVFAPYFPPEEPQKFANVHKIFGASNVSKLLNEVLPHQREDAVNSLAYEAEARLKDPVYGCVGAISVLQRQVVRLQKELDATNADLIRYACNDFQANSNNNNSEYGRSSRNYGYGGGGGGGGAGTSSFDQNSGLYYYSSSSQWTSDGYGDNDMGEGRM, encoded by the coding sequence ATGGCTTCTTCCAGCTGCTACTCCAATTCACCATGTGCTGCCTGCAAGTTCTTGAGGAGAAAATGCCTGCCGGACTGCGTGTTCGCGCCCTATTTTCCTCCGGAAGAGCCCCAGAAATTCGCGAATGTTCACAAGATATTTGGAGCAAGCAATGTGAGCAAACTCCTGAATGAAGTCCTCCCACATCAAAGAGAAGATGCAGTGAACTCTCTTGCCTACGAAGCCGAGGCGCGGCTGAAGGATCCGGTCTACGGGTGTGTTGGAGCAATTTCTGTGCTCCAAAGACAAGTGGTTAGGCTTCAGAAAGAATTGGATGCCACAAATGCTGATTTGATAAGGTATGCTTGCAATGATTTTCAGGCAAAtagcaataataataattcagaaTATGGAAGATCATCAAGGAATTATGGttatggaggaggaggaggaggaggaggagcggGAACTAGTAGTTTTGATCAGAACTCTGGTTtgtattattattcttcttcttctcaatgGACTAGTGATGGATATGGAGACAATGATATGGGAGAAGGTAGAATGTAA